GTAAAATACTATCTCCTCAAAATTCCACTGGTAGGATTAAAAGCTTTAGAAAGATTTAATCTAGAAGCTACTGGTCCAGCAGAGTATAGTTTAGCCTATGCTCAAAGAATTGTTAAAGAGGAAATCTCAAAAATTTGCGATTTAACAAAGAAACAAAAGCAGTTGAAATCTTTTAGCAAACagtgttgtgaaaagattgtcGAAAAACCATTTGAGTATGGATGTAGGAAAACTTCTTACAAGAAGCACTACAGGAAGAAGTCTTATAAACATAAGACTACTTACAAGTTTATTAAGAAGAAGAATCCTTATAAACCAGGTAAGTATTTCAAGAAAAAATCGTCCAAGAGATTTTCTAATGACAAGAAAAAGTTTTGcccaaaaggcaagaaaaattgcAGGTGTTGGATCTGTAACGAAGAAGGGCATTATGCAAATGAATGCCCTAATAGAAAGAAGAATGACGGCAAGGTCCAAATGCTAGAACAAGTTTATTCTTTAGGATATATTCCTATTGAAGACCCTTATGAAGATACTCAAGAAGTATATTCAATTGAAGAATTGGACCCTGGACCAATAGAATCAGATTCTAATGAATCAACTTCCTCAGAATCcgactgaagaagaagaagtgatGACCAACATCACTAATCCAAACTCTATTTATATCTCAGGTAAGTTAAAATTTACAGGATATAAACAGATTGAATTACATTGTTATGTTGATACAGGCTCCAGCCTTTGCATAGCAAGTAAACATGTTATTCAATCAGAACAATGGATTAACGCAGAAAGACCTATACAAGCAAAAATTGCTAATGTGAGCACCATTACAATCAGCAAGGTATGTAAAGACCTTAATATACTGATAGCAGGTGAAATATTTCATATTCCTACTGTTTACCAACAGGAAGCTGGAATAGATTTTTTAATTGGTAATAATTTCTGCCAATTATATGAACCATTCACTCAGTATACAAAAATGATTATACTAACCCTTTCAGGTCAAGAAGTATATATCAGAAAAATAACAACAGCTCGTAAAGTTGGAGTTCCAGGTTACCTAGAATCaatgaaaaagaattctaaaaccAAAAAACCTGATGCTATTAATATCAACACTAATAAAATTTTTCTTTTACAGAGGGGGAATGATGTTATTAGaagattcaaagaattaaatgaTTGTAAAAATTTAATTCTTGATATAGAAAAGAAGACTATAATCGAAGGATTATTAGACTCTGTCTGCTCAGAAAATCCACTGGATCCTACAAAGACCAAAAAATGGATGAAAGCAGCAATCAAGCTCAGAGATCCTAAAACTGTAATCAAGGTTCGACCTATGAAGTACAGCCCACAAGATCGtaaagaatttggcatacaaaTTCAAGAGCTTCTGGATATGAAGATCATCATACCCAGTAAATCACCTCATATGTCACCAGCATTTCTTATagaaaatgaagctgagaagggAAGAGGGAAGAAAAGAATGGTAGTCAACTATAAAGCAATCAATGAGGCTACAATAGGAGACAGCCATAACCTACCAAATAAGGATGAACTTCTCACCCTTATCCGAGGTAAGAAAATGTTCAGTTCATTAGACTATAAATCTGGTTTTTGGCAGGTATTGCTAGACGAAGAATCACAGTTATTGACAGCATTTACATGTCCCCAAGGACATTATCAATGGATCGTGGTGCCATTCGGTCTTAAGCAGGCTCCTTCCATTTTTCAAAGACACATGCAGGATGCATTCAGGTCATTTGAATCATTTTGCTgtgtttatgttgatgatatcctTATCTTTAGTGATAATGAACAGGATCATTTAAGGCATTTAGCAGCAGTTCTAAAGAGATGTCAACATCTTGGCATAATTTTATCCAAGAAGAGCACAACTTTTTAAAACAAAGATTAATTTCTTAGGGTTAGAAATTGATCAAGGAACGCACTGTCCTCAAGCTCATATTCTGGAACATATTAATAAATTTCCGAACAAACTTGAAGACAAAAAACAGTTGCAAAACTTTTTAGGTATATTAACTTATGCATCTGATTATATTCCAAAACTTGCAGCCATTCGTGCACCTTTGCAGGTTAAGCTCAAGAAAGATATTCCTTGGGAATGGAAAGATTCAGATACTGATTACATTTGTAAGGTAAAAAAGAATCTGAAGGGTTTTCCAAAACTTTATCATCCAGAGCCGGATGACAAGCTTATCATTGAGACAGACGCTTCAGGCGAATACTGGGGAGGAGTTCTCAAAGCAGTTAATTCTGATAAAGAATTAATATGCAGATACGCTTCAGGAAGCTTTAAAGATGCCGAGAAAAATTATCATTCAAATGAAAAAGAATATCTGGCAGTCATTAGAGTCACTAACAAATTTTCTATTTATCTAACTCCGGTCAAATTCTTGGTAAGGACTGATAATAGAAACTTCACTTATTTTCTTCGTATTAAGTTACAGGGGAATAATAAGCAAGGAAGATTAGTAAGATGGTAGCAATGGTTATCTCGCTACAGTTTTGATGTAGAGCACATCGAAGGAGTTAAAAACTGCTTAGCAGACTTTTTAACAAGAGAATTTCAGAAAGATCAGGTAAACACATTATTATAACGATGTGATGTTTTATACTGTTTTACACTGTTTTTCAGGAATCCAAAGCCACTTTTCAGGCTATAAATATAGAGGAATTCAGGGTAAAgaaagtgtaataaccccaatttttgggaatttttgaaacccttatgaatagtgtttttgctgaatgagaaaacttttcatgccacactatgtaggggttctgttatggatattctgagattttattagtactctatatggtatataagtgtatgtaaagatcgtcagaatccaattccgaacactttgatttttcccgaaaatccactagatacggaaagaattgagtataaggtaacatgattaaaaggatttaaattcaaggattataagagaggatcataaaaggaatataatgtattgagaaaggttaagggaacccaagtaataagatcccgggtatgatccctcaaacgataaacgagaacgaaagttaagtgaaccgtataacagatcagcggtcattagccaagtaattaagagctaatcaaagaggttagtgatgatgatgtcaccacaccaacaagaagatgacaagtgtgggaagatgacataggaggatgacataagcatgaccaaagggaaggtattgttggttgatttcaagccacacaaattttaccatggttaaaaggtaattaacaaaacaaaaggatatcaaccaagctttttatgcacaaagatcaagaaaacaaagcaagcttctctctccccccttttcatcttcttcatttcgaatttttcaccaaaatggtgaattagaaattcaaaacacaagctatactccatggaaaattataaggtttgtttctttggatcctatatttcataactaagaagagcaagtagtttgagtgcttgaatcaaaggttttctatctcaaacaaatcattttagtttagggtgaatagtaactttcaagaacaaatttgtgattcttgattttatttgcaaggtcaaggtagcttaagcatatattaaggcttccatggacattccaaggatctttcatggattaaaagcttcaaggaaggtataatctcttaaccaagatttgttattgaatgttaagagcataatatgagtaatatagttcatgagaggcttgatggttgtgtatgtagagattagttggttttgggttgtttttggagttgtaaatcttggttgttgattaatgaacttaagtgtagtttaaattcatgataaataatagtataaattgttaatgttgagttgttggggctgttatgataaagtatggatggagttttgattgggttgtgaattgggattgattggtggttgaattggttggtaaaattttgggaaatcgcgtaaacatagccgtcgtaatgtccaattttctttggactgtttttgtgcataacattaggacccgagaacccactgctagattatgaccactgccatgtttagatagctcatgttacgagcttcgttttgatatgtagttcgtttgattccgatgtacggtttaggaaaaacgaccgttttaagtaacggcgtttcgcgaacgaaacatttcccctcgccttactttgaaaccttggttaaagaccttaaaggactaattggagtatgaaacaattatgtaaggtggattaggtagttggtaaggtactcgcgaaagaatctccataaaacccttaatggttaatttattaaaaatggtggagccgagagtactcgagcgacttaagtaaaccgttaagcgctaaagcgaacattaggactctaaatggttaaagtctagtttcttaagcgaccggggtttaattccgacttatgttgttgttcataggttatcggacccactctaagcgtaagtctatccgggagcactcaggcaagttttctacccgttatactgttgttgtgatgtatatatgtatatgcattatcttgcgatagatgcatgatgtttatattagcaaatgttgcaatatattgaagcatgctgctatggtatatatatgcatgcctgtttcatattctttcaatatatatctgttggttcagttgataatacctatgctagaggatagcggtaacttgcatatacccttagtatagagacccaaaggtgaaaatattttcaaaaaccgggagtcgaggatcccgagtagattttatatatatggatatggatatatatatatatatttatatatttatatatatatggttatagttttccaaactattaatcaaataaggtttattcgataacttgaaactttattttattattgaatattatttcgaatattattcgagggcttatgactccttttatttatttatctgaatattatttaaatattcattcgaggacttatgactcttttatattattatgaatattatttgaatatttatttgaggatctatgactccgattatttgctgaggtatatactttattttattaaagaataaggtgtcaataatcaaacttattttcgattattcaaataaagataatactttcatataagtatatctttggttatttaatactcgtttcaagtataaattttaatacttctacttcaattatttttataaagaatattctttatgggaatattatttaaataataatattcagtcattttctaaatattctggggactgatttacttcattaaatcagccttactccaaacactctttaaagtgttttcgagtcttcaaaataatttttaaaagtcagagcggatcccaaaactcatttttatatttaaaatcttcctttttaaaggggatttaaatactcgctcaaaacctggggaatccggctctgtggtgtattttatattcgcaacgaggttgcagatttggtaaatgaattgattacttgcccaacgttcgggaagtaagcccatctcattgagtcggcataagcgacaggtcggggtacggtctattattgtgtaagtggctgggtggcagtccatcaacgcgtgaggggccggggtacggtctagcgcgaggtcctaatgcggccagggtgatgaccggtgaggaattcatccatctacagtagaaaaggttacttattggtatctttgcctgatcagcgagatatcgggtttatgccaaaattcttttcctttccaaaattcattggatgtttcaaactctgttcatactttacataacagaggttccaggaaatgtttaagagatatatatatgtggatatatatatatcgggactaaataaagtatctcgtaactttatttcattcaataatatttcaaagattgaatctattcaaatcttgttttgtagtctcatctatgtgatgaacttttgaaactggttataacttgaacggtggtagttcaagtagtattgggaaagatataagtatattggggtatttggtaacctcatcttttaaacttatatctagttaataattgtcttatgaatgataaagattttcagaaaaacgttgagacaaggttagatgtatgagatcaccttgcaacgatattttttttatatatacagttatacactgggattttgtgtatattatgcatggaagaggacttccaatattttgaaaagtatatatgtatatatactgaatattttgcgacttcatcgcattaagatatcaaacttggttcatttcttttgaccaagactttcatgagtactatgagaaggctcatatactagtaagtatatactagtaattatcttacacacgataaaagattctagtaagtatccatttagatacttatattattgttatcactatatattatcttgcgagctgtaaggctcactcttgctttatttcttcatcacacaacaacagttaggaaagatggccagactccagcagacccagcgcaagcgcgtgggaagcgtcccgcgtcttcccgatgatgttgtggctgctatagctgcagaggtagatctattggtagatcaggcattctatttttgagaatcaattatgtataattataacttgtggcagataatggcaattaactgtaaattatcaagtaatcattttgggttgtaataacttttaaattgtggattcaaagacttgtacttatttaaatttcatctctgagacaataacgggttgtggtgtgtgttagtgtggggtcatagcataaggttatttattattgatttagtgaagtgatattatggaaagaaagaccgtgacgacccggatccccgaccccggatctgggggtgttacagaaagcACCAACAAATCTTTATTCCAAACCTTGAATACATATAAGGCTTCTTTGCCTACATACATCTCTTTCTTTGAGATTACCATAAGCCTGTAGCTATGGACAAACTAGTAATGCAAGAAGCTATtgttatgaagaaaattcagctGTTACAAGATGAACTTCTTATAATTCGTGTTGAAATGGAATTTGTAAGAAGGTTTCAACCTTTTGAACAACAAAAGGTTATTTCAGAACCTTCTTCAGTAATGAACAATTCTGAAACTAGCCCGGAGCAAACGGCTACCGGTAAAGGCTCAACAAATCCGTTGACACCTGTGGATTTGGTAAAAATCCAGACTGAGGTTTATACCTCACAACAAATGGTtacttcatcaccatcttcagAATTGAACAAAGATGAGTCTATTCCTGAGCAAACGGCTCCAGGTAAAGAAATAACAAATCCGTTAAAGGCTATTGCTTTGCCAGAAAGCAAGACTGAGGTTCAAACCTCCATAACGTTAGAAAAAACCTCTAATTTAAATTTGAGGCCTAACGGGGGAATTCAAATCCCTACAAAGACTGAAGGTCATACTTCAGCTGTCCCGAACAGATACAAAGGCCATAAAACCTATTATGTGGTGTTTAATGGTCCTAATGCAGGAATATACACTACATGGGAGATAGCTGAGAAAGCTGTAAATGGATTCTCAGGCATCAAACATAAGAAGTACAAATCCTTTGCTGAAGCAAAAGTTGCAGCAAATCTTTATACTACACAAGAATTCAAGCCACCTCTCCAGTTGATTAATTCTGTAGAAGCATTACATCCAACTTATGCGGGGGCAATAACTCACCCAAAAGAAAGTTCTAGCAAAACTATTTTGGGAAACATCCCAAAATTTCAGCAGCTGTTAATACAAACGGAAGAAGATACCATTGAGTCTTATTTTTCAGGatttaattatctttatcaatatAGAAGAATAGCCACTGGAAAGGAATTCGTTAGTGAACATTTCTTCACCACAGATAAGAAGAATGTTAGCTACTTCAATTTCTATCCCAATGCTGATCCATATATGGTCTATGAAGCATACTAATATGGACTATTAGCACAAGTTTATCCTGCTAATAACCTTTTGGAAATTTCTAGGTTCCCCAAGGAATTTAGAAAAGCAGTCAAAacatttaaaaacaattttcttaAAGGAAAAGAGATCGACCTCTTCATCAAAACCACTAGTACCATTATGTGCTAGGAAAATGAAGAAGAATACGATTGTCCACCCAATCAACCTTTACATTATATTCAGGTTGGTCCTGCCAAGGAAAAGATCTATTCTCCAAGCCAAGCAATGGAACCTACACTGGAGAAGAATGATTTAAGAGCACTGGCTGAAAATAAGTTATTGATTTTAATCAATAAGTTATTTAGTGTTCAAAAGGAAGATAAGCTAAAAGTCAATTTAGCTACAACACATGCCTTAATGACCTCTTATTCCCATAAAGGATTAAGTGAAGATGACTACAATAAAGTGGTCGCTTTTAGAAGGCAATTATTACATAAAAATGCTGTTGGATCGCATCAAGAAATCTTCTGCAAGAAAAAGCTAAAGGAAATAAGCAAATTCGGCATCCATCTCGAATGTCAAATCTGCGGTGTCACCACTCCAGACAAAGAATCTGGAAAAAGAATAATGGAGGACCCCTCCACTTCAGCAGAAGACAAAGGACTTTTGCCTAAAGTAGGAATACTGCTCAAAGCAAAACCA
This genomic interval from Apium graveolens cultivar Ventura chromosome 8, ASM990537v1, whole genome shotgun sequence contains the following:
- the LOC141679345 gene encoding uncharacterized protein LOC141679345; amino-acid sequence: MTNITNPNSIYISGSSLCIASKHVIQSEQWINAERPIQAKIANVSTITISKRGNDVIRRFKELNDCKNLILDIEKKTIIEGLLDSVCSENPLDPTKTKKWMKAAIKLRDPKTVIKVRPMKYSPQDRKEFGIQIQELLDMKIIIPSKSPHMSPAFLIENEAEKGRGKKRMVVNYKAINEATIGDSHNLPNKDELLTLIRGIARRRITVIDSIYMSPRTLSMDRAIRAPLQVKLKKDIPWEWKDSDTDYICKVKKNLKGFPKLYHPEPDDKLIIETDASGEYWGGVLKAVNSDKELICRYASGSFKDAEKNYHSNEKEYLAVIRVTNKFSIYLTPVKFLESKATFQAINIEEFRVKKV